A segment of the Cellvibrio sp. KY-YJ-3 genome:
AACGGATAGGCATGCGAAAGCGACTCATCCCATTGAGTCCATTGTGCTGAAAGACCGACGAATGTTGGCAAGTAAATAGCAACTATAATAGCAATAACCATAAACGGTGCTACGCGCTGCCATACGTCCTGCTTCTGCAATTTAACCTCCATCACATTTATCCTTCAATGTCCATAATGTAATACCTATATCTGTTCGGAGAGCGGAAATTTGATTTTTGTTATAAACAAAACTGGGCCAAAACTGGCCCAGTGTTTTATACAACTTAATATAAAAATACCTACTGGTTTTTAAGCCTTTCACGCGCTTGTGTAAGATGCTCTTGGATCTCGGCATTATCTGCAGCGAGATTGGCAGCGCGCTCCAAATAACTAATTCCTTCACTTACCTTGCCATTCTCTACCAAAATCCATCCGTAGGTATCTAATACCGCTGCGGAATTTGGAGCCAGCTCATAAGCCTTTTTTGCCGTTTCTTCTGCGCGCGAATCCTTTTCAAGGTAATAACTCCACGCGAGGTTATTTAATATAACGGGGGAATTGGGTGCTTTTTGTAAGGCACTCTCATAGCCTTCAATAGCGGCGGGAACGTCATTATTTTCCTGGGCATCCAAAGCTTTCAATAAACTGGCCCGGTAACTTTGTGGGAACTTTTCCAACCATTCCCCAACAAATTTTTCGGCCTGCTCTTTTTGATCCTGTGCCAGATAGTGTTTATAAATAGAATCAGCCGCTAATTCAGTTGGCTTGGATTGCCAGGACTGCTGATAAAATGTAAAGGCTTCATCTGCTTTACCTTCTGCACTACGGATCATCCCTTGTAAATAAAACAATCCTGACTCTGTTTGTTTATTTTTTTCAAATTGATCGAGCAGTTTTTGTGCCTCTGCATAATTACCCGCTGCAATTTCTGTCTCGACTAATCCGGCAAGATAGGTGATGTTGTCGGGAAATAATGCACTTGCCTTGAGCAGATAATTTCTCGCTTCCCCAACATTATCAGCCGCAAGCAATTCACCAGCATAGGTGGTGTACAGATTGGCTGCTATTTGCTGCACATTTTGTGCGTTATTACTTTTTTCCAGAGCACGCTCCAAATGAACCAGCGCCGCTTTATTTTGTTTCTGCGAGGATAACAACTGAGCCAGCACAGCGGACGGTTGCCAGTCGCTGCTGTTTTGTTCCAGGTTTTCCAGGAAGCTGACCGCCTCTTTAATACGATCCAAACGCACCATTTGAACTAACCACAAACGGTATGAATTTAAGTTTTTAGGATCTAACTCAACGATAGATTGCCAGGCAACAACTGCTTTGTGCGGCAATTTTTGCTCATTGTAAACTTGGGCAAGACCAGCAAAGGACAACTGCTTTTCGTTATTCCCTTTAATAGATAACGCCTGCTCAAAGAATTTTTCTGCTTCTTTGTAATCTTTTTTATACAGAGAAAACCAGCCCTGCAAAAATGCACCGCGCGGGCTACCCGGGTTTTGACGCTGAAACTCCTTTAAAACTTCTTCTGCGCGATCATCAAAGCCATTTGCGAGCAGAGTTTTAAAATAGGTTTGTTGCACCATCAAATCCATTGGTTGCTCTTCAAAGGCTTTTTGCAGTTGTGCAATTGCCTGTTCGGGCTGCTCTATCGCCATATATCGCTTAGCTAGGGCAATGCGAATGCGCTGCTGTTTTGGCTCCAATGCGAGGCTCTTTTCCAGCGCGATAGCGCCATCAGCACTGGCAGGGTCGCGATCCAACAGCGCTAAGCCATAGGTTGCTAAAATAGTAGGGTTGTTTGGTTGACGCTCGGCCGCATTTTTTAATAGGGTAATCGCCTCATCCATTTGATTACTGCGGAATTTTGCCAATGCGGCGGCCTGGATAACTGACGGCGCTGCAGTTTCTGGGTCAATAAACTGATCAAACAAATCTATCGCGTTTTGATCTGCGCCCTGTTGAAATTCAACCATTCCCAACAGCGTCGCTGTATTTCTGTCATCTGGATAGTCTTTACGTAATTCTTTCAACAGTTTTTCAGCATCGCTGAATTTTCCCTGCTGATACAATTCCATTGCATCGTTAAATTTTTGCTGGGCAACATTACGCTCAGGGTTGGCGTCCGCTAACAGTTTTTGATAGGTGTAAGCTTCGCTGGTGCGACCCTGCTGGATAAGCACTTCTGTTAATTGCGTTAATACTTTTGCGCGATCGACTGTGATGACGTCGGTGTTTGGAACCAGCGCCAACGCTTTTGTTAAGTATTCTTCTGCAGCGGTTAATTTATTTTCATAAAGCGATAGATTACCCAGCAAAACCAGCGCTTCAAAATGTGTTTCATCTTGCGCTACAACTTCTTGCAATAATAGAAGTGCAGCTTCGGATTGACCTTGTGCGAGCAGAATACTGGCTTCCAGATATTTTGCATCCTGCGCGCTATTCGGCAGCGACTTGAATGACTCCAGTGCTTTGGCGTAAGCATCCTTCTCACCCAGGGCAATATTAGCTTTGACAGTTAAATAAGATTGTTGATAGTGAAGTGCAGCATCGCTGACTGCGGCCGGATGCGTTTGCATTACATCAAGCGCTGTACGATACTTTTTCATCTCAATATGGGCGCTGGCAAGCTCTGCTGAAACGCCCGGCAACTCTGCCACCACATTGTCGAGCATGGTTACAACGGATGAATAAGCGCCTGTGGCATTGAGTATGCGCGCGAGTGAAATGTACGCATCCGCCGAATCTGGAGCCAACTGGATCGCGTTACGCGCTTCAAGCATCGCCGCACGCAACTGCCCTTGCTGTTGATAGACTTTGGCAGAATTTTGATGGCGCAATGCCGTTTCTGCATTTTCGCTTTTGTCTTCACCACATCCTATCAATGCAACACTCAGTGTAATGGCTGCAATCTGTGCAATTTTTTTCATGGAATTTACCATTCCTATTGTTAATGAAGGTTGGTGAAGCGATTAAAACCTGTAGCCAATTGTGGCTCCAGCTCTTAACTCCTGATATTCGTTGCTGGCATCTACAGAGCTACGCTCGTATTCGGCGGCAAATAACCGCAGGTTAAAGCCACCCGCAAATGCATAGTTGTAGTACACCGTTATTTGATCAAGAGTGAACTCGCTGTCGTTCACCGTGGCTGCAAATTTGTTCTCGACCCTACTGGCATTAAACCCCAGTGTTGCGCTGCGCGATAATTGGTATCCCAAACCCAAGGCACCACCTAAACGCTCTTCATCGCGCTCCAGGGATTGGAATTGGTGCTCATCGCGATACACGCTGAGGTAAAAATCGCAGCGTCCACACAGCACCGAAGTAGACCAACGCAACTCTGCATGGCGCAACAACACCTGATCCAATTGATCAGCAGTTACATCGCTGCCACCGGGGATTTCACCCGGCGCCGCATTGGCATCAAAACCACGCGATGAATCAGTAATTTGTTGATTAAACGCTAGCCCGAGCTGATGATGACCGGCGTCATAATTCATCTGCACGGCGTAATAGGGATCATCACTTTTACCGAGACGAGATGAGTCTGTACGACTCTGCCCTAACTCAATCCGATAATTTATTTTGCGCAGACGCGTTTCCAAAGCCACGACAGCCATGGTTTGGCTGTAATCAACATCAGGGTTAAATTCAAATTCAACATCGCTTTGGGTGAGATATACCGAGAGCGAATCGACCGCCGAGAATGCGTGAATTACACCAGTGCTAACGCCTGTACGCGATGAGTTTTTTTGCTCTTCAAAACGGTATTCAACTTCGGTGGCATTGGCGTTAATAAAAAAATTATCGGCGCCAGTAATACGTGTACGAAAGC
Coding sequences within it:
- a CDS encoding tetratricopeptide repeat protein produces the protein MKKIAQIAAITLSVALIGCGEDKSENAETALRHQNSAKVYQQQGQLRAAMLEARNAIQLAPDSADAYISLARILNATGAYSSVVTMLDNVVAELPGVSAELASAHIEMKKYRTALDVMQTHPAAVSDAALHYQQSYLTVKANIALGEKDAYAKALESFKSLPNSAQDAKYLEASILLAQGQSEAALLLLQEVVAQDETHFEALVLLGNLSLYENKLTAAEEYLTKALALVPNTDVITVDRAKVLTQLTEVLIQQGRTSEAYTYQKLLADANPERNVAQQKFNDAMELYQQGKFSDAEKLLKELRKDYPDDRNTATLLGMVEFQQGADQNAIDLFDQFIDPETAAPSVIQAAALAKFRSNQMDEAITLLKNAAERQPNNPTILATYGLALLDRDPASADGAIALEKSLALEPKQQRIRIALAKRYMAIEQPEQAIAQLQKAFEEQPMDLMVQQTYFKTLLANGFDDRAEEVLKEFQRQNPGSPRGAFLQGWFSLYKKDYKEAEKFFEQALSIKGNNEKQLSFAGLAQVYNEQKLPHKAVVAWQSIVELDPKNLNSYRLWLVQMVRLDRIKEAVSFLENLEQNSSDWQPSAVLAQLLSSQKQNKAALVHLERALEKSNNAQNVQQIAANLYTTYAGELLAADNVGEARNYLLKASALFPDNITYLAGLVETEIAAGNYAEAQKLLDQFEKNKQTESGLFYLQGMIRSAEGKADEAFTFYQQSWQSKPTELAADSIYKHYLAQDQKEQAEKFVGEWLEKFPQSYRASLLKALDAQENNDVPAAIEGYESALQKAPNSPVILNNLAWSYYLEKDSRAEETAKKAYELAPNSAAVLDTYGWILVENGKVSEGISYLERAANLAADNAEIQEHLTQARERLKNQ